A part of Miscanthus floridulus cultivar M001 chromosome 6, ASM1932011v1, whole genome shotgun sequence genomic DNA contains:
- the LOC136460365 gene encoding uncharacterized protein has protein sequence MAVPNYTYLKLKMPGPNGVITVESTYELAYDCNFKCIEYAEALVEAETLIVDLDRLGSQLPEPKRRARTFEPVEAVKFIPVDPACPNDWALRISATLNIK, from the coding sequence atggcggtccccaactacacctacctcaagctcaaaatgCCAGGTCCCAATGGTGTCATCAcggttgagtccacgtacgagcttGCATATGACTGCAACTtcaagtgcatcgagtacgctgaggctcttgtggaggctgagaccctcatcgtcgaccTTGACCGACTCGGCAGTCAGCTGCCTGAGCCCAAGCGTCGAGCTAGGACTTTCGAGCCCGTGGAGGCTGTCAAATTCATcccagtcgaccccgcctgccccaatGACTGGGCGCTAAGGATCAGCGCCACTctcaacatcaaatag